In Paractinoplanes brasiliensis, the following proteins share a genomic window:
- a CDS encoding FtsK/SpoIIIE domain-containing protein: MPRPVWDKFYPRTREVGAVVDSALRVQQAAALHRQAAALAQAASTALDADGSSPDPREQHRLAEDLRAAAGALAPGWLGAPLEAQSVNTPLGGVYPPQFVRLGAAQLLDDARFPAIIPLLGTGHLTIDATATDARVFGLLRAILLRLLAAAPAGSLLVRAVDGIGGGEVFAPFADLCDAGLLSPPATDRQGLRDVLAEAEKWLRPGRGVAPRRTRRDRMMLVVIASLPELTEGEELRRIAALAQQGPESGLHLVVAGWPPPPLTAETTQAPLPRTTMVSVRNPYAVIGDPPGATYGSTPDVSWLNAPVFLDEDPPPHLVDSVCRELAAHSAAASQVTLADLLPEPGEPLWPGDAAEGLSTVVGHDGDTPLVLRFNDLTPHWMVGGRSGAGKTAFLVNVLYGLGARYNPSELALYLLDFKEGVTFAEFVPTRHDRTWLPHARAVGVEADREYGLAVLRALNAEMSRRSTAYERAGVSTLKELRAAAAEDGLKRPLPRILCVIDEFPVLLAGGDPVAVEATSLLESLARTGRSCGIHVVLASQGTTGVSALYAKRDSVFGQFPVRIALPGGGDVLEPANDSAAGLPLGTAVVNTAGGLGGPRGATRGHERIIRFPDPHADEEQLSDLRHRLWGARDPESQPPRVFAGYAHQHLADDPTYRAALAGRGGGPAALVGRMLDVGLSTVAFPLDASPGRHLAIFGSQASASEVLDAAARSVAAFHQPRTARFVIASLVAEGDRLAEALATEIGHRQEVVRVDRAGLAAELDAARPGYRVVFGMDAMAPESLSAFLREGPARGAHLLSWWPDPREFTHGDHVAGLMFLNVPPAEIGATIGEPVEWQPRPNRALLHDRQSGRSVTLVPFLDPGVGDDWGDES; the protein is encoded by the coding sequence ATGCCCCGGCCGGTCTGGGATAAGTTTTATCCGCGCACAAGGGAGGTGGGGGCGGTGGTGGATTCGGCTTTGCGGGTCCAGCAGGCTGCCGCTCTGCACCGGCAGGCGGCCGCCCTCGCGCAGGCCGCCTCGACAGCGCTCGACGCCGACGGCTCCTCGCCCGACCCGCGCGAGCAGCACCGCCTGGCCGAGGATCTGCGGGCGGCGGCCGGCGCGCTGGCCCCGGGCTGGCTCGGCGCGCCCCTGGAGGCGCAGTCGGTGAACACTCCGCTGGGCGGCGTCTATCCGCCGCAGTTCGTGCGGCTCGGGGCCGCTCAGCTGCTCGACGACGCCCGTTTCCCGGCGATCATCCCGCTGCTCGGCACGGGCCATCTGACGATCGACGCCACCGCCACCGACGCGCGCGTCTTCGGGTTGCTGCGGGCGATCCTGTTGCGCCTGCTGGCCGCCGCCCCAGCCGGTTCGCTGCTGGTCCGCGCGGTCGACGGCATCGGCGGCGGCGAGGTGTTCGCCCCGTTCGCCGATCTCTGCGACGCGGGCCTGTTGTCGCCGCCGGCCACCGATCGTCAGGGCCTGCGCGATGTGCTGGCAGAGGCCGAGAAGTGGTTGCGCCCGGGTCGTGGGGTGGCCCCGCGCCGCACCCGGCGTGACCGGATGATGCTGGTGGTCATCGCGAGCCTGCCCGAGCTGACCGAGGGCGAGGAGTTGCGGCGCATTGCCGCGCTGGCCCAGCAGGGTCCCGAGTCGGGGCTGCACCTGGTCGTGGCGGGCTGGCCGCCGCCCCCGTTGACGGCCGAGACGACCCAGGCGCCGCTGCCGCGTACGACGATGGTGTCGGTCCGCAATCCGTACGCGGTGATCGGCGATCCGCCCGGGGCCACGTACGGGTCGACGCCGGACGTGTCGTGGCTGAACGCGCCGGTCTTCCTCGACGAGGACCCGCCGCCCCACCTGGTCGACTCGGTCTGCCGTGAGCTGGCCGCCCATTCCGCCGCGGCGTCCCAGGTCACGCTGGCCGATCTGCTGCCCGAGCCGGGTGAGCCGCTTTGGCCGGGCGACGCCGCCGAGGGTTTGAGCACGGTGGTGGGCCACGACGGGGACACCCCGCTGGTGCTGCGTTTCAACGACCTGACCCCGCATTGGATGGTGGGTGGCCGGTCCGGCGCGGGCAAGACGGCGTTCCTGGTCAACGTCCTGTACGGGTTGGGCGCCCGGTACAACCCGTCCGAGCTGGCGCTCTATCTGCTCGATTTCAAGGAGGGCGTGACCTTCGCCGAGTTCGTGCCGACCCGCCACGACCGCACCTGGCTGCCGCACGCGCGCGCCGTGGGTGTCGAGGCCGATCGGGAGTACGGTCTGGCTGTGCTCCGCGCGCTCAATGCGGAGATGTCGCGCCGTTCCACCGCGTACGAGAGGGCTGGGGTCTCGACGCTCAAGGAGCTGCGCGCCGCCGCGGCCGAGGACGGTCTGAAACGTCCGTTGCCTCGCATCCTGTGTGTGATCGACGAGTTCCCGGTGCTGCTGGCCGGGGGTGACCCGGTGGCGGTCGAGGCGACGTCCCTGCTCGAGTCGCTGGCCCGTACGGGTCGTTCGTGCGGCATTCACGTGGTGCTGGCGAGCCAGGGCACGACGGGCGTGTCGGCGCTGTACGCCAAGCGCGACTCGGTCTTCGGCCAGTTCCCCGTACGCATCGCCCTGCCCGGCGGCGGCGACGTGCTGGAGCCGGCCAACGACTCGGCGGCGGGTCTGCCCCTGGGCACCGCGGTGGTCAACACGGCGGGCGGTCTGGGCGGGCCGCGCGGCGCCACCCGGGGCCACGAGCGCATCATCCGTTTCCCCGACCCGCACGCCGACGAGGAGCAGCTGAGCGACCTGCGGCACAGGTTGTGGGGCGCCCGCGACCCTGAGTCGCAGCCGCCGCGCGTCTTCGCCGGTTATGCCCATCAGCATCTGGCCGACGACCCGACGTATCGCGCCGCGCTCGCCGGTCGGGGTGGCGGTCCGGCCGCCCTGGTCGGTCGCATGCTCGACGTGGGCCTGTCCACTGTGGCGTTCCCGCTCGACGCCTCACCCGGGCGGCACCTGGCCATTTTCGGGTCGCAGGCGTCGGCGTCCGAGGTGCTCGACGCGGCCGCTCGCAGTGTGGCCGCGTTCCACCAACCGCGTACGGCACGCTTTGTGATCGCCTCTCTGGTCGCCGAGGGTGACCGTCTCGCCGAGGCCCTGGCCACTGAGATCGGGCATCGCCAGGAGGTGGTACGCGTCGACCGGGCTGGGCTGGCCGCCGAGCTCGACGCCGCGCGCCCGGGTTATCGCGTGGTGTTCGGCATGGACGCCATGGCGCCCGAGAGCTTGTCGGCCTTTTTGCGGGAAGGGCCGGCCCGTGGCGCCCACCTGTTGTCGTGGTGGCCGGATCCGCGCGAATTCACCCATGGTGATCACGTGGCCGGGCTGATGTTCCTCAACGTGCCGCCGGCCGAGATCGGCGCGACGATCGGCGAGCCGGTGGAGTGGCAGCCCCGGCCGAACCGCGCGTTGCTGCACGATCGCCAGTCCGGCCGCTCGGTCACGCTGGTGCCGTTCCTCGACCCCGGCGTGGGTGACGACTGGGGTGATGAGTCGTGA
- a CDS encoding M23 family metallopeptidase gives MSIPRPRKIVLLVALVATLVLLCCGGSVTALLVGGLTDEGSDKLTASGGCGKAGPIDPDTKLPRIRPYGAEQIRNAAVIINVGADLKMPPRAWVIAVATAMQESRLNNLGNLGARNDHDSLGLFQQRPSSGWGTPQQVQDPVYSSTKFYKKLKTIPGWEKMPLTRAAQRVQISAYPDAYAKHEPIATQIVNTLADGAANAVGSSVAMVCASAGQIAASGWTLPTGAVVGSGFRTASRPNHQGVDLIAGKQTPIMAAASGIVSMVKCDEDRRGRRTCNVDGYPGKGGCGWMVEIQHAGNVMTRYCHMVTRPFVREGQEVAAGELIGRVGSSGNSSGPHLHFEVHLNNDRSSAGAIDPVQFMREQGSPLGGPG, from the coding sequence GTGAGCATCCCTCGGCCGCGGAAAATCGTTCTGCTTGTCGCCCTGGTCGCGACGCTGGTCCTGCTGTGCTGCGGCGGAAGCGTCACGGCCCTGCTGGTCGGCGGTCTCACCGACGAGGGCAGCGACAAGCTGACCGCCTCGGGTGGCTGCGGCAAGGCCGGGCCGATCGACCCGGACACCAAGCTGCCACGGATCCGGCCCTACGGCGCCGAGCAGATCCGCAACGCTGCCGTGATCATCAATGTCGGCGCCGACCTGAAGATGCCACCCCGGGCCTGGGTCATCGCGGTCGCCACGGCCATGCAGGAGTCGCGGCTCAACAACCTGGGCAACCTCGGCGCGCGCAACGACCACGACTCGCTGGGGCTGTTCCAGCAGCGGCCGAGCAGCGGCTGGGGCACACCCCAGCAGGTGCAGGACCCGGTCTACTCGAGCACGAAGTTCTACAAGAAGCTCAAGACCATTCCCGGCTGGGAGAAGATGCCGCTGACCCGGGCGGCGCAGCGGGTGCAGATCAGCGCCTACCCGGACGCGTACGCGAAGCACGAGCCGATCGCCACCCAGATCGTGAACACGCTCGCCGACGGCGCCGCCAACGCGGTCGGCAGCTCGGTGGCGATGGTGTGTGCCTCAGCCGGTCAGATCGCGGCGTCCGGCTGGACCCTCCCGACCGGCGCGGTGGTCGGCTCCGGGTTCCGCACCGCCTCCCGTCCGAACCATCAGGGTGTCGACCTGATCGCCGGCAAGCAGACCCCCATCATGGCCGCGGCGAGCGGCATCGTCTCGATGGTCAAGTGCGACGAGGACCGCCGCGGACGGCGTACCTGCAACGTCGACGGCTACCCGGGCAAGGGCGGATGCGGTTGGATGGTGGAGATCCAGCACGCCGGCAACGTCATGACGAGGTACTGCCACATGGTCACGAGGCCGTTCGTGCGGGAGGGGCAGGAGGTCGCCGCCGGTGAGCTGATCGGCCGGGTCGGCAGCAGCGGCAACTCGTCCGGACCCCACCTGCACTTCGAGGTTCACCTCAACAACGATCGCTCCAGCGCCGGAGCGATCGACCCGGTGCAGTTCATGCGCGAGCAGGGCTCGCCGCTGGGCGGCCCGGGATGA
- a CDS encoding DMT family transporter, with protein sequence MVRRGLALLVTMFVMVVASIVWAVAAPPASAAPVRAPGGACSVEEWQQDFKGCVSRLKEVGASRASCLTPPTPSTPDSGLAGWFAERPASASAKNSFPGLYSDYGYAGYSYTTYDLDSGCASTLVDPDYKFETTIANGEFMVATAIIGASNALRERAWNPQTLWGWADPLVDQATKAVYEKVFSVFGVITLAIVGMYLLWRSKQADMGAATTTAGWALLVMVAVTAIAAWPVKSANIADGTLITTLSVVHDAVGPRPEKPTECVLGGNSCEDNRPPAVRASDTATETMLYRNWLRGLLGSADSETAKKYGQALYDARSLTWDEAQRIRANSATRDGVLDGKKEQWERVAEQIKQEDPEAYQYLQGVNGMDRIGAGFIAVLAAVMFAMFDLTASVLVLLGFLVFRWAVIAAPILGTVGLLRPANAGIKRLGNAVVAAIFNIAVFGTGAAIYLFAVDLIMNTATLPGWLQVVLVFLCGLVGWLLLRPYRRVAQLGGKDNARTITTGSWTRKFFQDMREASKVDPVDAGDGQVVGKGGGRTVYIDQGNLRPEARLEDPSHAARRAEPAPATAGAPTRPDGNESVRDDVPGTGTSAGKAPPSRQRRSPGWTEPDVSEQPSSYAIYRPETGSTTAEPSTPRIRSEAK encoded by the coding sequence ATGGTGCGGCGGGGGTTGGCGCTGCTGGTGACGATGTTCGTCATGGTGGTGGCGTCGATCGTGTGGGCGGTGGCGGCTCCGCCTGCTTCGGCTGCGCCTGTACGGGCTCCGGGCGGGGCTTGCAGCGTCGAGGAGTGGCAGCAGGACTTCAAGGGGTGCGTGAGCCGCTTGAAGGAGGTGGGTGCGAGCCGGGCGTCCTGTTTGACTCCGCCTACGCCGAGCACACCGGACTCGGGCCTCGCCGGATGGTTCGCAGAGCGCCCCGCGTCGGCCAGCGCCAAGAACAGCTTCCCCGGCCTCTACAGCGATTACGGCTATGCCGGTTACAGCTACACCACTTATGACCTCGACAGCGGCTGCGCGTCAACGCTTGTCGACCCAGATTACAAATTTGAAACCACGATCGCCAATGGCGAATTTATGGTCGCCACTGCCATTATCGGCGCTTCCAACGCCTTGCGCGAACGCGCGTGGAACCCCCAAACGCTGTGGGGCTGGGCCGATCCGCTGGTCGACCAGGCGACCAAGGCAGTTTACGAAAAGGTCTTCAGCGTATTCGGCGTGATCACGCTTGCCATCGTCGGCATGTACCTCCTTTGGCGGTCCAAGCAAGCCGATATGGGGGCAGCGACCACGACAGCGGGGTGGGCACTTCTAGTCATGGTCGCGGTTACCGCGATTGCCGCATGGCCGGTCAAGTCCGCCAACATCGCAGACGGAACCCTAATAACTACCCTCAGCGTGGTACATGACGCTGTTGGCCCTCGTCCCGAGAAACCGACCGAATGTGTGCTCGGTGGCAACTCATGTGAGGACAATCGGCCGCCGGCGGTCCGTGCGAGCGATACCGCGACTGAGACAATGCTCTACCGCAACTGGCTTCGTGGCCTCCTCGGCTCGGCTGACAGCGAGACAGCCAAGAAGTACGGGCAAGCGCTCTACGACGCCCGTTCTCTCACTTGGGACGAGGCTCAGCGGATTCGCGCGAACTCCGCGACTCGTGACGGCGTGCTCGACGGCAAGAAGGAGCAGTGGGAAAGGGTCGCAGAGCAAATCAAGCAAGAAGACCCCGAGGCCTACCAGTACCTCCAGGGCGTCAACGGTATGGATCGCATCGGTGCCGGTTTCATCGCTGTGCTCGCGGCCGTCATGTTCGCGATGTTTGACCTCACTGCGTCAGTCCTCGTCTTGCTTGGCTTCCTGGTGTTCCGGTGGGCCGTCATCGCGGCGCCGATCCTAGGCACCGTGGGGCTGCTGCGCCCGGCAAACGCAGGCATCAAGCGGCTCGGCAACGCCGTCGTGGCTGCGATCTTCAACATCGCGGTATTCGGAACAGGCGCAGCGATCTACCTGTTCGCCGTCGATTTGATCATGAACACCGCGACCCTGCCCGGCTGGCTCCAGGTTGTGCTCGTCTTCCTCTGCGGTCTGGTGGGCTGGCTGCTGCTGCGGCCTTACCGGCGGGTGGCCCAACTCGGTGGCAAGGACAACGCACGCACGATCACCACCGGTTCGTGGACCCGTAAGTTCTTCCAGGACATGCGGGAGGCGTCCAAGGTCGATCCGGTCGATGCCGGTGACGGTCAGGTGGTCGGCAAGGGCGGTGGACGCACGGTCTACATCGATCAGGGCAACCTGCGGCCCGAGGCCCGGCTGGAGGATCCGTCCCACGCCGCGCGGCGGGCCGAGCCGGCGCCCGCGACCGCCGGCGCCCCGACCAGGCCGGACGGCAACGAGTCCGTTCGCGACGACGTCCCGGGGACCGGCACCTCGGCGGGCAAGGCGCCACCGAGCCGCCAGCGGCGCTCGCCCGGCTGGACCGAGCCCGACGTCTCCGAGCAGCCGTCCTCCTACGCCATTTATCGGCCGGAGACCGGCAGCACCACCGCCGAGCCGTCCACACCGCGTATCCGTTCCGAGGCCAAGTGA
- a CDS encoding ATP-binding protein, with product MRSNHYSSSDPADEVAEEFVTAPGHGAVGVFQSPQPVRPRGGPVDTTLDIDSPFLDLFGGAAPPTPVSSAPTSSTPAGESSAKPPAEDPDLDFDFGFDFDDRPTVANGSTPSTPDLAPPDPRPVPPSPAPSPSVSSPSVSSPPVSSPSVSSPPVSSPPVAESPLGPPSVGRSVSGPPFAGPPVAGPSVSGPPAPRDPGSELADGQDGPWGTSESIEPFSRAPIGPKADFFQESGAPADPSLDEWPDFDHWPTTPQAGAGSAPPARPVSTPPLWQTVGGSQARAPQPGPIEAYAPQPLVEDAPAEGALPIPVPEKAPAKRKEKAPARRRKEPKNLPVKQDKSKPVALRPHKLKFNDRDPVMELEISEIAGHLTFTQSTVTAWYYLPEVRWAFRPDAEREALLSAISEQYAGLAGFRLHLRRTNRPFPADEWARTVDSFTAKPLPDVRGGTSWSDHLVAAQRHLLSVNHAEGQTYLGVTFARRSLGDTFSERVLRIFGRGTSDGERRKLNRAVEQFDEVLNAFGMRGRRVTPQELEWLLFRSVALCMAPPGPLSPVTNGQWDTGDLLALTEQVERYRTPYGSTVKLVNRMTGEERHVAVLSVGRMEPLEIPEKHEPWMHFHERLPWPMELSSRIDILGSNSSFKNLEHRLRMIRSQQLDYAEHGIDAPPELERLAKRALVIGDEMTTGLPVESARAHGWHRIAVGGATREECLERARRLIQLYSRELRISLQHPKNQDQLAREFIPGEPIANTGYVRRMPVKLLAAALPQAASTVGDRRGDLIGRTAGTCRRPVFLDLHFPMEVRERSGLGVFVAEPGGGKSTLMGALGYLNARRGVQVTLLDPSGPLARLCQMPELRPYSRVLNLTGSEQGTLAPYALIPTPVRSEFATGPGGDREYEIAVSNARAERRMLVQDICSMLVPPQVAKEASTATLLRHAVRQVPAEESSTLDDVVRTLQGLDDDEGRELANLLLDTAEMPLALLFFGSPPQHLLGADAALTVITMAGLRLPDLKIEREYWSAEESLALPMLHTAHRLAVRRCYGGSMSSRKMVGLDEAHFMEGWRSGRSFLVRLARDSRKWNLAALVASQNPRDILGLDVQNLVSTVFVGRIAEDQEIASEALRLLRVPVHDGYEATLASLSQVDTSSSSRLGFREFVMRDVDGRVQKVRVDVSYVEGLLEHLDTTPTGAKAAPAIPMSPSDLEV from the coding sequence GTGCGCTCGAACCACTACTCCTCGTCCGATCCTGCCGACGAGGTGGCCGAGGAGTTCGTCACCGCTCCGGGCCACGGCGCGGTCGGCGTCTTCCAGTCCCCGCAGCCGGTGCGGCCGCGCGGCGGGCCGGTGGACACGACGCTCGACATCGATTCGCCGTTCCTCGATCTGTTCGGCGGGGCCGCCCCGCCCACTCCGGTCTCGTCCGCCCCCACGTCGTCCACACCGGCGGGTGAATCTTCGGCGAAACCGCCCGCGGAGGACCCGGACCTGGACTTCGACTTCGGGTTCGACTTCGACGACCGGCCGACCGTGGCCAACGGGTCGACTCCGTCCACCCCCGACCTCGCGCCCCCGGACCCGCGTCCGGTGCCGCCGTCCCCAGCTCCCTCGCCATCGGTCTCGTCTCCCTCGGTCTCGTCGCCGCCGGTCTCGTCTCCCTCGGTCTCGTCGCCACCGGTTTCGTCGCCGCCGGTCGCAGAGTCGCCGCTTGGGCCTCCCTCGGTCGGCCGCTCGGTCTCCGGGCCCCCGTTTGCCGGACCACCGGTTGCCGGACCTTCGGTCTCCGGGCCCCCTGCGCCGCGCGACCCAGGTTCGGAGCTTGCGGACGGCCAGGACGGTCCGTGGGGCACGTCCGAGTCGATCGAGCCGTTCAGCCGGGCGCCGATCGGGCCCAAGGCCGACTTCTTCCAGGAATCCGGCGCCCCGGCCGACCCCAGCCTCGACGAGTGGCCCGACTTCGACCACTGGCCCACCACACCGCAGGCGGGGGCCGGCTCCGCGCCCCCAGCCCGGCCGGTTTCCACGCCGCCGCTCTGGCAGACCGTGGGTGGCAGCCAGGCCCGCGCGCCGCAGCCCGGCCCGATCGAGGCGTACGCGCCGCAGCCGCTGGTCGAAGACGCCCCGGCCGAGGGTGCGCTGCCGATTCCCGTACCGGAAAAAGCGCCGGCCAAGCGCAAGGAGAAGGCCCCGGCCCGGCGCCGTAAAGAGCCGAAGAACCTGCCGGTCAAGCAGGACAAGTCCAAGCCGGTTGCGCTCCGGCCGCACAAGCTCAAGTTCAACGACCGCGACCCGGTCATGGAGCTGGAGATCAGCGAGATCGCCGGCCACCTGACCTTCACCCAGAGCACCGTGACGGCGTGGTACTACCTGCCCGAGGTCCGCTGGGCGTTCCGGCCCGACGCGGAACGCGAGGCCCTGCTCAGCGCGATCTCCGAGCAGTACGCGGGCTTGGCGGGGTTCCGTCTGCACCTGCGCCGCACCAACCGGCCCTTCCCGGCCGACGAGTGGGCGCGCACGGTCGACTCGTTCACCGCGAAGCCGCTGCCCGACGTGCGCGGCGGCACGTCGTGGTCGGATCACCTGGTCGCGGCCCAGCGGCACCTGCTCTCGGTCAACCACGCGGAGGGCCAAACCTACCTGGGCGTGACCTTCGCGCGGCGCTCGCTGGGCGACACGTTCTCGGAGCGCGTCCTGCGGATCTTCGGCCGGGGCACGTCCGACGGCGAGCGGCGCAAGCTCAACCGCGCGGTCGAGCAGTTCGACGAGGTGCTCAACGCGTTCGGCATGCGCGGCCGGCGGGTCACCCCGCAAGAGCTGGAGTGGCTGCTGTTCCGGTCGGTCGCGCTCTGCATGGCGCCGCCCGGCCCGCTCAGCCCGGTGACGAACGGGCAGTGGGACACCGGCGACCTGCTCGCGCTGACCGAGCAGGTGGAGCGCTACCGGACCCCGTACGGGTCGACGGTGAAGCTGGTCAACCGGATGACCGGCGAGGAAAGGCACGTCGCGGTGCTGTCGGTCGGGCGGATGGAACCGCTCGAGATCCCCGAGAAGCACGAGCCGTGGATGCACTTCCACGAGCGTCTGCCGTGGCCGATGGAGCTGTCGTCGCGGATCGACATCCTCGGCTCCAACAGCTCGTTCAAGAACCTCGAGCACCGGCTCCGGATGATCCGGTCGCAGCAGCTCGACTACGCCGAGCACGGCATCGACGCCCCGCCCGAGCTGGAACGCCTGGCCAAGCGGGCGCTGGTGATCGGCGACGAGATGACCACCGGCCTGCCGGTCGAGTCGGCCCGCGCGCACGGCTGGCACCGGATCGCCGTCGGCGGCGCCACCCGCGAGGAATGCCTGGAACGGGCCCGCCGACTGATCCAGCTCTACTCGCGCGAACTGCGGATCTCGCTGCAGCACCCGAAGAACCAGGACCAGCTGGCCCGCGAGTTCATCCCGGGCGAGCCGATCGCGAACACCGGCTACGTGCGCCGCATGCCGGTGAAACTGCTGGCCGCGGCCCTGCCCCAGGCGGCGTCCACGGTCGGCGACCGGCGGGGCGACCTGATCGGGCGTACCGCGGGCACGTGCCGCCGCCCGGTCTTCCTCGACCTGCACTTCCCGATGGAGGTGCGCGAACGCTCCGGACTGGGCGTGTTCGTGGCCGAGCCCGGCGGTGGCAAGTCGACCCTGATGGGCGCGCTGGGCTACCTGAACGCCCGCCGCGGTGTCCAGGTGACCCTGCTCGACCCGTCCGGCCCGCTGGCCCGCCTGTGCCAGATGCCGGAACTGCGGCCGTACTCGCGGGTGCTCAACCTGACCGGTTCCGAACAGGGCACGCTCGCGCCGTACGCGCTCATTCCCACCCCCGTACGCTCCGAGTTCGCGACCGGTCCGGGCGGCGATCGCGAGTACGAGATCGCGGTCTCCAACGCCCGCGCCGAGCGCCGCATGCTGGTGCAGGACATCTGCTCGATGCTGGTGCCGCCCCAGGTGGCCAAGGAGGCGTCCACGGCGACGCTGCTGCGCCACGCCGTACGCCAGGTGCCCGCCGAGGAGTCGTCCACACTCGACGACGTCGTCCGTACCCTGCAGGGCCTCGACGACGACGAGGGCCGGGAACTGGCAAACCTGCTTCTCGACACGGCAGAGATGCCCCTGGCGCTGCTGTTCTTCGGGTCCCCGCCGCAACACCTGCTCGGCGCCGACGCTGCCCTCACGGTGATCACGATGGCCGGTCTGCGCCTGCCCGACCTCAAGATCGAGCGCGAGTACTGGTCGGCCGAGGAATCGCTGGCCCTGCCGATGCTGCACACGGCCCACCGGCTCGCGGTGCGGCGCTGCTACGGCGGCTCGATGTCCTCGCGCAAGATGGTCGGGCTCGACGAGGCCCACTTCATGGAGGGCTGGCGGTCGGGGCGTTCCTTCCTCGTACGCCTGGCCCGCGACTCCCGGAAATGGAACCTCGCCGCGCTGGTGGCCTCGCAGAACCCGCGCGACATCCTCGGCCTCGACGTGCAGAACCTGGTGTCGACGGTGTTCGTCGGACGCATCGCGGAGGACCAGGAGATCGCGTCCGAGGCGCTACGGCTCCTGCGGGTGCCGGTGCACGACGGTTACGAGGCGACGCTGGCGTCGTTGTCGCAGGTCGACACGTCGTCGTCGTCGCGGCTCGGATTCCGTGAGTTCGTGATGCGAGACGTCGACGGTCGCGTGCAGAAGGTACGTGTCGACGTGTCGTACGTTGAAGGTCTGCTGGAGCACCTCGACACGACGCCGACGGGCGCCAAGGCGGCTCCGGCGATTCCGATGTCGCCGTCCGACCTGGAGGTTTGA
- the folP gene encoding dihydropteroate synthase — protein MGILNVTPDSFSDGGKYTDVDAAVDHGVDLRYAGANIVDVGGESTRPGAERVDAETEISRVVPVIRALAGAGVPTSVDTTRAAVALAALEAGATVINDVSGGLADRDMARVAAEAGCPWILMHWRGHSRHMSRLAVYDDVVSEVRDELLQRVDEALAAGVAAEQIILDPGLGFAKTAEHNWALSAHLDVLVGLGYPVLFAASRKTYLGRLLAGPDGEPRPVEEREAATLATSVLAVAAGAWGVRVHDVAATADALAVWRATGSPKFPPR, from the coding sequence ATGGGCATCCTCAACGTCACCCCCGACTCCTTCTCGGACGGCGGGAAATACACGGACGTGGACGCCGCCGTCGACCATGGCGTTGACCTGCGGTACGCAGGTGCGAACATCGTGGACGTGGGCGGTGAGTCGACCCGCCCCGGGGCCGAGAGAGTGGACGCCGAGACCGAGATCTCCCGCGTGGTCCCGGTGATCCGGGCCCTCGCCGGCGCCGGGGTGCCGACCAGCGTCGACACCACTCGGGCCGCGGTCGCGCTCGCGGCCCTCGAGGCCGGGGCCACAGTGATCAACGATGTCTCGGGGGGCCTGGCCGACCGGGACATGGCCCGGGTGGCCGCCGAGGCCGGCTGTCCGTGGATCCTCATGCACTGGCGCGGGCACTCCCGCCACATGAGCCGGCTCGCGGTCTATGACGACGTCGTTTCCGAGGTGCGCGACGAGCTGCTCCAGCGCGTCGACGAGGCGCTCGCGGCGGGAGTCGCGGCGGAACAGATCATCCTCGACCCCGGCCTCGGTTTCGCCAAGACCGCCGAACACAACTGGGCTCTCAGCGCCCACCTCGACGTCCTGGTCGGCCTGGGTTACCCGGTCCTCTTCGCGGCCAGCCGCAAGACCTACCTGGGCCGGTTGCTGGCCGGGCCGGACGGCGAGCCTCGCCCGGTCGAGGAGCGTGAGGCAGCCACCCTGGCCACGTCGGTGCTGGCGGTGGCGGCCGGGGCCTGGGGCGTACGGGTGCACGACGTCGCCGCCACGGCCGACGCGCTGGCCGTCTGGCGGGCCACGGGCTCGCCCAAGTTCCCGCCACGGTGA
- the folB gene encoding dihydroneopterin aldolase gives MRRSERVEGQITLTGLRVRGRHGVFDFEREQGQDFVIDVRLDLDLAPAASSDDVTDTVHYGELAGRLAEIVGGEPVNLIETLAGRLVTACLDDPRVTAAEVTVHKPQAPIPLEFADVAVTLRRSRT, from the coding sequence ATGAGGAGGAGTGAACGCGTGGAGGGCCAGATCACGCTGACCGGTCTGCGGGTGCGCGGGCGGCACGGCGTCTTCGACTTCGAGCGCGAGCAGGGTCAGGACTTCGTGATCGACGTACGCCTCGATCTCGACCTCGCCCCCGCCGCGAGCAGCGACGACGTGACCGACACAGTGCACTACGGCGAGCTCGCCGGCCGGCTGGCCGAGATCGTCGGGGGCGAGCCGGTCAACCTCATCGAAACACTGGCCGGCCGTTTGGTCACGGCCTGTCTCGACGACCCCCGGGTCACGGCGGCCGAGGTGACCGTCCACAAGCCGCAGGCTCCGATCCCACTCGAGTTCGCCGACGTCGCCGTCACACTGCGCCGGAGCCGTACGTGA